The proteins below come from a single Erythrobacter sp. SG61-1L genomic window:
- a CDS encoding UrcA family protein, translating to MRNLVVTALAAMCLSGAIATPAAAEEVTVTVSHTDLDLTTSAGKKALETRVAAAIKVACAKPEARDLKTMQAWESCKSSAKSGAEEQLAKSFELASI from the coding sequence ATGCGTAATCTTGTCGTAACCGCCCTCGCCGCCATGTGCCTTTCGGGTGCAATTGCCACCCCCGCTGCGGCTGAGGAAGTAACCGTGACCGTGAGTCACACCGATCTCGACCTGACCACCTCGGCAGGCAAGAAGGCTCTGGAAACCCGCGTCGCCGCCGCGATCAAGGTTGCTTGCGCCAAGCCGGAAGCTCGCGATCTCAAGACCATGCAGGCTTGGGAAAGCTGCAAGTCCTCTGCCAAATCCGGTGCCGAAGAACAGCTGGCCAAGAGCTTCGAACTCGCCAGCATCTGA
- the gyrB gene encoding DNA topoisomerase (ATP-hydrolyzing) subunit B produces the protein MAETPENTPNTNTYGADSIKVLKGLDAVRKRPGMYIGDTDDGSGLHHMVFEVSDNAIDEALAGHCDLVLIELNPDGSVSVEDNGRGIPTDIHPEEGVSAAEVIMTQLHAGGKFENTSDDNAYKVSGGLHGVGVSVVNALSEWLELTVWRDGKEHWMRFEHGDPVDPLKITGDAPVLESGLPKKGTRVTFLASTDTFKNVTEFDFEKLEHRYRELAFLNSGVHVLLRDKRHAEVAEHDLYYEGGIAAFVKYLDRNKQALLADPIAISSNRDGVGIDVALEWNDSYYENVLCFTNNIPQRDGGTHLAAFRAALTRTLNNYAEKSGLLKKEKVNLTGEDMREGLTAIVSVKLPDPKFSSQTKDKLVSSEVRQPLESLMADKMNEWLEENPANAKEIVQKVVDAAAAREAARKARELTRRKGAMDIASLPGKLSDCRERDASKCELFLVEGDSAGGSAKSGRDSQYQAILPLRGKILNVERARFDRIISSKEVGTLIQAMGTGLRDEFDLGKLRYHKIIIMTDADVDGAHIRTLLLTFFHRQMPEIIKAGHLFIAQPPLFKVSKGRSEVYVKDQGELDRYLVEAGLQGRVLENNLGIVRGGAELTSLVEHALRMKNLMAFVPRKYDSAVVEAMGLSGALDPALAEAARMTALEKAARHLGMGDPEAAWSVERRDDGSVIFARLWRGVTDVHEIEAAFLTSAEARKMHQLATQMAEFYDAPARLTKGSADAEQEPETTGEDEEAPAISVVADGGITRPAQLLEAVLEAGRKGLSISRYKGLGEMNADQLWETTLDPENRVLLQVKVEDADVTDEIFTRLMGDVVEPRRDFIQQNALNVANLDI, from the coding sequence ATGGCAGAGACTCCCGAAAACACCCCGAACACCAACACCTATGGCGCCGACAGCATCAAGGTCCTCAAGGGGCTGGATGCAGTGCGAAAGCGCCCGGGCATGTATATCGGCGATACCGACGATGGTTCGGGCCTGCACCACATGGTGTTCGAAGTCTCCGACAACGCAATCGACGAAGCTCTGGCCGGCCATTGCGACCTTGTGCTGATCGAGCTGAACCCTGACGGTTCCGTCTCGGTAGAAGATAACGGCCGCGGCATTCCCACCGACATTCACCCGGAAGAAGGCGTTTCCGCCGCCGAGGTGATCATGACCCAGCTTCATGCGGGCGGTAAGTTCGAGAACACCAGCGACGATAATGCCTACAAGGTCTCGGGCGGCCTGCACGGCGTGGGCGTGTCGGTGGTGAACGCCTTGTCCGAATGGCTGGAACTGACCGTCTGGCGCGACGGCAAAGAACACTGGATGCGCTTCGAGCATGGCGATCCGGTCGACCCGCTCAAGATCACTGGCGACGCGCCGGTGCTGGAAAGCGGCCTGCCCAAGAAGGGCACCCGCGTGACCTTCCTCGCCTCGACCGACACGTTCAAGAACGTCACCGAGTTCGATTTCGAGAAGCTGGAGCATCGCTATCGCGAGCTCGCCTTCCTCAATTCGGGCGTGCATGTCCTGCTGCGCGACAAGCGCCATGCCGAAGTGGCCGAACACGATCTGTATTACGAAGGCGGCATCGCGGCTTTCGTCAAATATCTGGACCGCAACAAGCAGGCCCTGCTGGCCGATCCCATCGCGATCAGTTCCAACCGGGACGGCGTGGGGATCGACGTCGCTCTCGAATGGAACGATTCCTATTACGAGAACGTGCTGTGCTTCACCAATAACATCCCGCAGCGCGACGGCGGCACCCATCTGGCCGCCTTCCGCGCCGCGTTGACCCGCACTCTCAACAATTACGCCGAAAAATCGGGTCTGCTGAAGAAGGAAAAGGTGAACCTCACCGGCGAGGACATGCGCGAAGGGCTGACCGCAATCGTTTCGGTCAAGCTGCCCGACCCGAAGTTCTCCAGCCAGACCAAGGACAAGCTGGTTTCCTCCGAAGTGCGCCAGCCGCTGGAAAGCCTGATGGCGGACAAGATGAACGAGTGGCTGGAAGAAAACCCCGCCAACGCCAAGGAAATCGTGCAGAAGGTGGTGGACGCCGCCGCCGCGCGCGAAGCCGCGCGCAAGGCCCGCGAACTCACCCGGCGCAAGGGCGCGATGGACATCGCCAGCCTGCCCGGCAAGCTTTCCGATTGCCGCGAGCGCGATGCCAGCAAGTGCGAATTGTTCCTGGTCGAAGGTGATTCGGCCGGCGGTTCGGCCAAGAGCGGGCGCGATAGCCAGTATCAGGCGATCCTGCCCCTGCGCGGCAAGATCCTGAACGTGGAACGCGCGCGGTTCGACCGGATCATCAGTTCCAAGGAAGTCGGCACGCTGATCCAGGCCATGGGCACCGGGCTGCGCGACGAATTCGATCTGGGCAAGCTGCGCTACCACAAGATCATCATCATGACCGACGCCGACGTGGACGGCGCCCATATCCGCACCCTGCTGCTCACTTTCTTCCATCGCCAGATGCCGGAGATCATCAAGGCCGGGCACCTGTTCATCGCACAGCCGCCTCTGTTCAAGGTCAGCAAGGGCCGCAGCGAAGTCTACGTGAAGGATCAGGGCGAGCTTGACCGTTATCTGGTGGAAGCGGGCCTGCAGGGCCGCGTGCTGGAAAACAATCTGGGCATCGTGCGCGGCGGGGCGGAACTGACAAGCCTGGTCGAACATGCCCTGCGCATGAAGAACCTGATGGCCTTCGTGCCGCGCAAATATGATTCTGCCGTGGTGGAGGCGATGGGCCTTTCCGGCGCACTCGATCCGGCACTGGCGGAAGCCGCCCGCATGACCGCACTGGAAAAGGCTGCCCGCCACCTCGGCATGGGTGATCCCGAAGCCGCGTGGAGCGTGGAGCGACGCGATGACGGTTCGGTGATCTTCGCCCGCCTGTGGCGCGGGGTGACCGACGTTCACGAAATCGAAGCCGCCTTCCTGACCAGTGCCGAAGCGCGCAAGATGCACCAGCTCGCCACGCAAATGGCCGAATTCTACGACGCGCCCGCCCGCCTCACCAAGGGCAGCGCCGATGCGGAGCAGGAGCCGGAAACCACCGGCGAAGATGAGGAAGCACCCGCTATCTCGGTAGTGGCCGATGGCGGCATCACCCGCCCGGCGCAGCTGCTGGAAGCCGTGCTTGAGGCTGGCCGCAAGGGCCTGTCCATCTCGCGTTATAAAGGCCTTGGCGAAATGAATGCCGATCAGTTGTGGGAAACCACGCTGGACCCGGAGAACCGCGTGCTGCTGCAGGTCAAGGTGGAAGACGCCGACGTGACGGACGAAATCTTCACCCGCCTGATGGGCGACGTGGTGGAACCGCGGCGCGACTTCATCCAGCAAAACGCGCTCAACGTGGCCAATCTGGATATCTGA
- a CDS encoding bifunctional metallophosphatase/5'-nucleotidase: protein MKRSTLRAIVAPAVLALALSGCAANYDHGTFTLRQKAPEAAPSGTVTVGIVAINDFHGALEPPNQSVQVDDGKGGVTLVPAGGAAWLASAVDSIRAEYPNNAVVSAGDLISASQLASSLFLDEPAIGVMNRIGLDFNAVGNHEFDSGEQELLRKQAGGCAKFTSREPCQVEQFAGASFRFLSASTFTKDGETLFPATGIKSFGNGKAKVSVGFIGLTLKDTPSLVSPDGVAGLTFGDEAKAINAAIPELKSEGADAIVVLIHQGGRTEGPPNPNGCEALSGEILPILSRLDPRVDVVVSGHTHSSYVCDYGTIDPSRPFLLTSAGVYGELVTDITLQIDPAADRVMTKRARNVIVQSRPYVSSRGEIANSPLFAQFQPRPDIAAYVKLYTDRAAQFSLRPVGALDGAALKGEGPDGGTAGNLIADAQLAATRKAGAQIAFMNPFGVRATLNPAPDGSLTFGDLYKTQPFANTLVTQTMTGAEIKAVLEQGFDDNAPEQHLSPSTGFTYWYDKSRPIGDRVVRIELDGKPLDMSASYRVTTNSFLAGGGDSFTLLAAQRDAIIGMSDIDALEIWVKGPPKRAVPQEQREVDAAQKAVIQ from the coding sequence ATGAAGCGTTCCACTCTTCGCGCCATCGTCGCTCCGGCAGTTCTCGCCCTCGCACTTTCGGGCTGTGCGGCCAATTACGATCACGGCACCTTCACCCTGCGTCAGAAGGCGCCCGAGGCTGCGCCGAGCGGAACAGTCACGGTGGGGATCGTGGCGATCAATGATTTCCATGGTGCGCTGGAACCGCCGAACCAGTCGGTTCAGGTGGACGACGGCAAGGGCGGCGTCACGCTGGTTCCCGCGGGCGGTGCCGCGTGGCTGGCTTCGGCCGTGGATTCGATCCGGGCGGAATATCCCAACAATGCCGTGGTTTCGGCGGGCGACCTGATCAGCGCCTCGCAACTGGCCTCCTCGCTGTTTCTCGACGAACCGGCCATCGGCGTGATGAACCGCATCGGGCTGGACTTCAACGCGGTGGGCAATCACGAATTCGACAGTGGCGAGCAGGAATTGCTGCGCAAGCAGGCAGGCGGATGCGCGAAATTCACCTCGCGCGAGCCTTGCCAGGTCGAACAATTCGCGGGCGCATCCTTCCGCTTCCTGTCGGCCAGCACTTTCACGAAGGATGGCGAGACCCTGTTCCCCGCCACCGGGATCAAGAGCTTCGGCAACGGCAAGGCCAAGGTCAGTGTGGGCTTTATCGGGCTGACGCTGAAGGATACGCCCAGTCTCGTCTCGCCCGACGGTGTGGCCGGGCTAACTTTCGGCGATGAGGCCAAGGCCATCAATGCCGCGATCCCTGAACTGAAGAGCGAAGGCGCGGACGCCATCGTGGTGCTGATCCATCAGGGCGGGCGCACTGAAGGCCCGCCGAATCCCAATGGATGCGAGGCGCTCTCAGGCGAAATCCTGCCCATCCTGTCCCGGCTCGATCCGCGTGTGGACGTGGTCGTTTCCGGCCACACCCATTCGTCCTATGTCTGCGATTACGGCACGATCGACCCGTCGCGCCCGTTCCTGCTGACCAGCGCGGGCGTCTATGGCGAGTTGGTGACGGATATCACGCTGCAGATCGATCCAGCGGCAGACAGGGTAATGACCAAGCGCGCCCGCAACGTCATCGTGCAATCGCGGCCCTATGTCTCCTCGCGCGGCGAAATTGCCAACTCGCCCTTGTTCGCACAGTTCCAGCCGCGCCCGGACATCGCCGCTTATGTGAAGCTCTATACGGACCGGGCGGCGCAATTCTCGCTGCGGCCGGTGGGCGCGCTCGACGGGGCGGCCCTGAAGGGCGAGGGACCGGATGGCGGCACGGCGGGTAATCTGATTGCCGATGCGCAACTGGCCGCCACGCGCAAGGCGGGCGCCCAGATCGCCTTCATGAACCCCTTCGGCGTGCGCGCCACGCTCAACCCCGCGCCGGACGGATCGCTGACTTTCGGCGATCTCTACAAGACGCAGCCTTTTGCCAATACGCTGGTGACGCAGACCATGACCGGCGCGGAAATCAAGGCCGTGCTCGAACAGGGTTTCGACGATAACGCGCCCGAGCAGCACCTCTCCCCCTCGACCGGTTTCACCTATTGGTACGACAAGAGCCGCCCCATAGGCGACCGGGTGGTGAGGATCGAACTGGACGGAAAGCCGCTCGACATGAGCGCCAGCTACCGTGTGACCACCAACAGCTTCCTGGCGGGCGGCGGAGACAGCTTCACCCTTCTGGCCGCCCAGCGCGATGCAATTATCGGCATGAGCGACATCGACGCGCTGGAAATCTGGGTGAAAGGGCCGCCCAAACGCGCGGTACCGCAGGAACAGCGCGAAGTGGACGCGGCGCAGAAGGCCGTAATCCAGTAG
- a CDS encoding GNAT family N-acetyltransferase, translated as MGASGLLIRPARQADAAAIAVLIDQLGHPGSSAADVAARLPLIEAAGMDALVAELNGRVVGCLTTSVMPVLHRAQPVGRISMLVVEDALRGQGIGAALLRAGEAALETRGCAMIEVTSNMKRKDAHRFYEREGYEATSLRFSLNSEAGH; from the coding sequence ATGGGCGCATCGGGCCTGCTGATCCGCCCGGCCCGGCAGGCCGATGCCGCGGCGATTGCCGTGCTGATCGACCAGTTGGGCCATCCCGGAAGCAGCGCCGCCGATGTTGCCGCGCGCCTGCCGCTGATCGAAGCGGCGGGGATGGACGCGTTGGTTGCCGAACTGAACGGGCGCGTGGTGGGTTGCCTCACCACATCCGTCATGCCGGTGCTCCACCGTGCGCAACCCGTGGGGCGCATTTCCATGCTGGTGGTGGAAGATGCTCTGCGCGGGCAAGGGATCGGCGCGGCCTTGCTGCGCGCTGGTGAGGCGGCACTGGAGACGCGCGGCTGCGCTATGATCGAGGTCACCAGCAATATGAAGCGCAAGGATGCCCATCGTTTCTACGAACGGGAAGGTTATGAGGCGACCAGCCTGCGCTTCTCGCTTAATTCCGAAGCTGGCCATTGA
- a CDS encoding VOC family protein: MGARGLVHHVDLTVSDLARSRPFYDAVLGYMGYARADDHANGTDWDWRGAAEAGAPFHSIGIVLARGENAGRGHDRFSPGLHHIAWTAADPADVDRLHALLLEIGATVLDPPAFYPQYGPDYYALFFADPDGLKLEFVCGRTG, translated from the coding sequence ATGGGTGCGCGCGGCCTCGTCCACCATGTCGACCTGACGGTGAGCGATCTGGCCCGATCCCGCCCCTTCTACGACGCGGTGCTCGGCTACATGGGCTATGCCCGCGCAGACGATCACGCAAATGGCACGGATTGGGACTGGCGCGGCGCTGCGGAAGCGGGGGCACCGTTCCATTCCATCGGCATAGTGCTGGCCCGGGGCGAGAATGCCGGGCGCGGGCATGATCGCTTCTCGCCCGGCCTGCATCACATCGCATGGACCGCCGCCGATCCGGCCGATGTGGACCGGCTGCACGCCCTGCTGCTGGAAATCGGCGCCACGGTGCTCGATCCGCCGGCCTTCTACCCGCAATATGGCCCGGATTATTACGCACTGTTCTTCGCCGATCCGGACGGGCTGAAGCTGGAATTCGTTTGCGGGCGGACGGGGTAG
- the guaA gene encoding glutamine-hydrolyzing GMP synthase, translating into MEPAHLPDSILIVDFGSQVTQLIARRVREAGVYSEIAPFSMAEEAFHRLKPKGIILSGSPASVCDEGSPRAPQVLFESGLPILGICYGQQVMSHQLGGEVRPGHETGEGGEFGRAYLTVTEPCVLFDGLWDVGDRHQVWMSHGDKVTKFAPGFRIVATSDGAPFALIADDERRYYGTQFHPEVVHTPDGAKLIANFVRHVCGLKGDWTMAEFRKTKIEEIRAQVGSGRVICGLSGGVDSAVAAVLIHEAIGDQLTCVFVDHGLMRMNEAEQVVTLFRDHYNIPLVHVDAEEMFLGGLAGVTDPEAKRKFIGKAFIDLFEAEAKKIGGADFLAQGTLYPDVIESVSFTGGPSVTIKSHHNVGGLPERMNMKLVEPLRELFKDEVRALGRELGLPEIFVGRHPFPGPGLAIRIPGEVTKERCDILRKADAIYLEEIRNAGLYDAIWQAFAVLLPVKTVGVMGDGRTYDSVCALRAVTSTDGMTADIYPYDAAFLSRVATRIINEVRGINRVVYDYTSKPPGTIEWE; encoded by the coding sequence ATGGAACCAGCCCACCTTCCCGACTCCATCCTGATCGTCGATTTCGGCAGCCAGGTGACCCAGCTCATCGCCCGCCGCGTGCGCGAAGCCGGCGTCTATTCCGAAATCGCACCCTTCTCCATGGCGGAAGAGGCGTTTCATCGCCTGAAGCCGAAGGGCATCATCCTGTCCGGATCGCCCGCATCGGTATGCGATGAAGGCAGCCCGCGCGCGCCGCAGGTGCTGTTCGAAAGCGGATTGCCGATTCTGGGCATCTGTTACGGCCAACAGGTGATGAGCCATCAGTTGGGCGGTGAAGTGCGCCCCGGCCACGAAACGGGCGAAGGCGGCGAATTCGGCCGCGCCTATCTCACCGTGACGGAGCCTTGCGTGCTGTTCGACGGGCTGTGGGACGTGGGCGATCGCCATCAGGTGTGGATGAGCCATGGCGACAAGGTGACGAAGTTCGCCCCCGGCTTTCGCATTGTTGCGACTAGCGATGGCGCGCCTTTTGCGCTGATCGCGGATGACGAGCGGCGCTATTACGGCACGCAGTTCCACCCCGAAGTGGTGCACACGCCCGATGGCGCCAAGCTGATCGCCAATTTCGTGCGCCATGTCTGCGGCCTCAAGGGCGATTGGACTATGGCCGAGTTCCGCAAGACCAAGATCGAGGAAATCCGCGCCCAGGTCGGCAGCGGGCGCGTGATCTGCGGCCTTTCGGGCGGTGTCGATTCGGCGGTGGCCGCGGTGCTGATCCACGAAGCGATCGGCGATCAGCTGACCTGCGTCTTCGTCGATCACGGCTTGATGCGCATGAATGAGGCCGAACAAGTCGTGACCCTGTTCCGCGACCATTACAACATTCCGCTGGTCCATGTGGACGCGGAAGAGATGTTCCTGGGCGGTCTGGCCGGGGTCACCGATCCGGAAGCCAAGCGCAAGTTCATCGGCAAGGCCTTCATCGACCTGTTCGAGGCCGAGGCGAAGAAGATCGGCGGGGCGGACTTCCTCGCGCAGGGCACGCTCTATCCCGACGTGATCGAAAGCGTTTCCTTCACCGGCGGGCCTTCGGTGACGATCAAGAGCCACCACAATGTGGGCGGCCTGCCCGAACGCATGAACATGAAGCTGGTGGAACCGCTGCGCGAATTGTTCAAGGACGAGGTCCGTGCGCTGGGCCGCGAGCTAGGCTTGCCGGAAATCTTCGTGGGCCGTCATCCCTTCCCGGGGCCGGGCCTTGCCATCCGCATTCCTGGCGAAGTGACCAAGGAGCGCTGTGACATCCTGCGCAAGGCCGATGCGATCTATCTGGAAGAGATCCGCAATGCCGGGCTTTACGATGCGATCTGGCAGGCCTTTGCCGTGCTGCTGCCTGTCAAGACCGTAGGCGTGATGGGTGACGGGCGCACATATGACAGCGTCTGCGCCCTGCGCGCGGTGACCAGCACCGATGGCATGACCGCCGACATTTATCCTTATGATGCCGCCTTCCTCAGCCGCGTTGCCACGCGCATCATCAATGAAGTGCGCGGCATCAACCGCGTGGTTTACGACTATACGTCGAAGCCGCCGGGCACGATTGAGTGGGAATGA
- a CDS encoding alpha/beta hydrolase-fold protein — translation MLKKLAVLAAACAAMLAAPAMAQNITAPAAPVPEGIKVDTIKVHSPALEGNLEGNSTDREALVVLPPSYGKDKKKRYRVVYYLHGFAIDGRNFYNFMKVPDAVNNSAKRGEEFIVVVPDTLTKLGGSMYSTSVTTGDFRAFVAKDLVAYVDSHYRTIAKREGRGLAGHSMGGYGTWVIGMTYPETFAAIYAQNACCISPRTETEESAKKMASVSIEDGVKADFGMRAGLSSMVAWSPNPQNPPYFADFPYKDGKVDQLVIAKWAANSPYAMVASHVPALRSFRAIGSDAGDKDGLLHDDTMIHEELDRFGIVNQWAVYDGDHVNRIGQRFDEVVLPFMAKHLDRK, via the coding sequence ATGCTGAAGAAACTCGCCGTGCTGGCGGCCGCTTGTGCCGCCATGCTCGCCGCGCCTGCCATGGCGCAGAACATCACCGCGCCGGCCGCGCCTGTGCCCGAAGGTATCAAGGTGGATACGATCAAGGTCCACAGCCCCGCGCTGGAAGGCAATCTGGAAGGCAATTCCACTGATCGCGAGGCGCTGGTGGTGCTCCCGCCGAGCTATGGCAAGGACAAGAAGAAGCGTTACCGCGTGGTCTATTACCTCCACGGTTTCGCAATTGACGGGCGCAATTTCTACAACTTCATGAAGGTGCCTGATGCGGTGAACAACTCGGCCAAGCGTGGCGAGGAATTCATCGTGGTGGTGCCCGATACGCTGACCAAGCTGGGTGGCAGCATGTATTCCACCTCGGTGACGACCGGCGATTTCCGGGCCTTCGTGGCCAAGGATCTGGTCGCCTATGTCGATAGCCATTACCGCACTATCGCCAAGCGCGAAGGGCGAGGCTTGGCCGGCCATTCCATGGGCGGTTACGGCACCTGGGTGATCGGCATGACCTATCCGGAAACCTTCGCCGCGATCTATGCGCAGAACGCCTGCTGCATCAGCCCGCGCACCGAAACGGAAGAAAGTGCGAAGAAGATGGCCAGCGTTTCCATCGAAGACGGCGTGAAGGCCGACTTCGGAATGCGCGCGGGCCTTTCCTCCATGGTCGCATGGTCACCCAACCCGCAGAACCCGCCCTATTTCGCGGATTTCCCCTATAAGGACGGCAAGGTGGACCAGCTGGTGATCGCCAAATGGGCGGCCAATTCACCCTATGCCATGGTGGCCTCGCATGTCCCGGCCCTGCGCAGCTTCCGCGCCATCGGATCGGACGCGGGCGACAAGGACGGGCTGCTGCATGACGATACGATGATCCACGAAGAACTCGACCGCTTCGGCATCGTGAACCAGTGGGCCGTCTATGACGGCGATCACGTCAACCGCATCGGCCAGCGTTTCGACGAAGTGGTGCTGCCCTTCATGGCAAAGCATCTCGATCGGAAGTAA
- a CDS encoding alpha/beta hydrolase-fold protein, whose product MLQRIMRGIALPALALAAMATSPAQAQEKARIEWKTLHSRAMEGNLEGNSADRGAYVVTPPGYDEHPDKHYPVVYFLHGYWATPQMYQDQMKFDEAVDEAARAGNEVIMVIPDGHSKLKGGFYSNSPTVGNYEAFVGEDLVKWVDANYRSIPKREARGLSGHSMGGYGTMRLGMKYPETFSSLYAMSACCLSPMKMDEAGAKKIEAMTAEDIAKADFGGLAQLSTLATWSPDPTKAPKYVDTGLKADGTMDPLVNAKLAANSILAMVPQYLPSLRQMEAISLEVGDKDFLLNDNVALNAELTRYGVAHGWETYDGDHGNRIAERIRTKLLPFFAQHLDRK is encoded by the coding sequence ATGCTGCAGCGTATCATGCGGGGCATTGCCCTGCCCGCACTGGCTCTGGCCGCCATGGCCACCAGCCCGGCACAGGCCCAGGAAAAGGCGCGGATCGAGTGGAAGACGCTCCACAGCCGCGCGATGGAAGGCAATCTGGAAGGCAATTCGGCCGATCGCGGGGCCTATGTCGTCACCCCTCCGGGTTATGACGAACATCCCGACAAGCATTATCCGGTCGTCTATTTCCTGCACGGATACTGGGCCACGCCCCAGATGTATCAGGATCAGATGAAGTTCGACGAAGCGGTGGATGAAGCCGCTCGCGCCGGCAATGAAGTGATCATGGTGATCCCCGATGGCCATTCCAAGCTGAAGGGCGGCTTCTATTCGAACTCGCCCACCGTGGGGAATTACGAAGCCTTCGTGGGCGAAGATCTGGTGAAGTGGGTCGATGCCAATTACCGCAGCATTCCGAAGCGTGAGGCGCGCGGCCTTTCCGGCCATTCCATGGGCGGATACGGCACGATGCGGCTGGGGATGAAATATCCCGAAACCTTCTCCAGCCTCTACGCCATGAGCGCCTGCTGCCTCTCGCCCATGAAGATGGATGAAGCCGGGGCGAAGAAGATCGAGGCGATGACCGCAGAGGATATCGCCAAGGCCGATTTCGGCGGTCTGGCCCAGCTTTCCACGCTAGCCACCTGGTCGCCCGATCCGACCAAGGCACCCAAATATGTCGATACCGGCCTGAAGGCCGACGGCACGATGGACCCGCTGGTCAATGCGAAGCTGGCCGCCAATTCGATCCTCGCCATGGTCCCGCAATATCTGCCCTCGCTGCGGCAGATGGAGGCGATCAGCCTGGAAGTGGGCGACAAGGATTTCCTGCTGAACGACAATGTCGCCCTGAATGCCGAACTCACCCGCTATGGCGTGGCCCATGGGTGGGAGACTTATGACGGCGATCACGGCAACCGTATTGCCGAACGCATCCGCACGAAATTGCTGCCGTTCTTCGCGCAGCATCTTGACCGGAAGTAG
- a CDS encoding alpha/beta hydrolase gives MVKPLVALLAVALAAVGPVQPAFAQEKARVDLVKVHSPAIAGNLEGNTADRTVYVVTPPGYDQHPEKRYPVVYFLHGYFVEPKAYADLFDLGEALTGAAGAGNEVIFVMPDGFSKHRGSFYSNSPTTGNYEDFVAHDLVEWVDGHYRTLARRESRGLAGHSMGGYGAMRVGMNHPDVFSSLYVMSAGGGSVKVVTREMAERAQADDGTVDLSAPIGGAQGDLAQLAAWSPDPKRPPNFVNAGLLPDGTIDPVVQARMAANSLMGMLPQHIRELKQYEAIMLDVGDKDGLAPDSKAMSAELTRFGVVHTLEVYDGGHGDKVKERLRANVLPFFAAHLDR, from the coding sequence ATGGTGAAGCCTCTTGTCGCCCTTCTGGCGGTCGCTCTGGCCGCTGTCGGCCCCGTTCAGCCCGCTTTCGCGCAGGAAAAGGCGCGGGTCGATCTGGTTAAGGTCCATAGCCCGGCCATCGCGGGCAATCTGGAAGGGAATACGGCGGACCGCACGGTCTATGTCGTTACCCCGCCGGGTTACGACCAGCACCCGGAAAAGCGCTATCCGGTGGTCTATTTCCTGCACGGCTATTTCGTGGAGCCGAAGGCCTATGCCGATCTGTTCGACCTTGGCGAAGCGCTGACCGGCGCGGCGGGTGCCGGGAACGAGGTGATCTTCGTGATGCCGGATGGCTTCTCCAAGCATCGCGGCTCCTTCTATTCCAACTCGCCCACGACCGGGAATTACGAGGATTTCGTGGCGCATGACCTCGTCGAATGGGTGGACGGGCATTACCGCACGCTCGCCCGGCGGGAGAGCCGGGGCCTCGCCGGTCATTCCATGGGCGGCTATGGCGCGATGCGTGTGGGCATGAACCACCCGGATGTGTTCTCCAGCCTCTATGTGATGAGCGCGGGAGGCGGCTCGGTTAAGGTCGTGACCAGGGAAATGGCCGAACGCGCGCAGGCTGATGATGGCACGGTGGACCTGTCCGCCCCTATCGGCGGTGCGCAGGGCGATTTGGCCCAGCTTGCCGCATGGTCGCCCGATCCGAAACGCCCGCCCAATTTCGTCAATGCGGGGCTGTTGCCCGATGGCACAATCGACCCGGTCGTGCAGGCGCGCATGGCGGCCAATTCGCTGATGGGCATGCTGCCGCAGCACATTCGCGAGTTGAAGCAATATGAAGCGATCATGCTCGACGTGGGTGACAAGGACGGGCTGGCTCCGGACAGCAAGGCCATGTCGGCGGAACTGACCCGCTTTGGCGTCGTTCACACGCTGGAGGTCTATGATGGCGGCCATGGGGACAAGGTGAAGGAACGGCTGCGCGCCAATGTCCTGCCCTTCTTCGCCGCGCATCTCGACCGCTAG
- a CDS encoding UrcA family protein — MRKFVLPLLAAATVAGAATPALAGEVTIRVRMADIDFTDPAALDTAKDRIDSAVSRACKVPAMFRFYGKQAVEDCMVDGKAKALNELEARLPAAE, encoded by the coding sequence ATGCGTAAGTTCGTCCTCCCCCTTCTCGCTGCTGCCACCGTTGCCGGTGCTGCAACCCCCGCCCTTGCCGGCGAAGTGACCATCCGCGTGCGCATGGCCGACATCGACTTCACCGATCCCGCCGCGCTCGACACCGCCAAGGATCGCATCGATTCCGCCGTTTCCCGCGCCTGCAAGGTGCCCGCCATGTTCCGCTTCTATGGCAAGCAGGCCGTTGAGGATTGCATGGTGGACGGCAAGGCCAAGGCGCTGAACGAGCTGGAAGCCCGCCTGCCCGCTGCCGAATGA